The sequence below is a genomic window from Zhongshania aliphaticivorans.
ATAACACCGGATGTTACGAAAAGTATCTTGTGTGCTATTAAGAATAAAAGGTGATTTATGAGCAAAGTATTTACTGATCAGCTTGCTGCCTTGCCGTTGTCCCAGGTATTTATCCGTCTATTACCTAGTGGAGCTTATGTGGCAGCAATTGCGCTAGAAGGAAGGGTGTTAAATATCTATGAAAATGAAGAGATGCCCCTGAAAAGGTGCTCTTTAGATGAAATTTTGCAATATTTAATGGCTTGCGGCTGCCCTCGCAAATCATTTGTCGGCGATGCTGGCGGTGAGATAGATGCACTGGCTAGACTTGTGATGGCTGAGCCGCTACTTGTACATGCTGCAATGTGAAAATTGGTGACATATTTGTGAAAATACTGAAATAGTTCTAATTTGGACTGCCCTGCGCCGTCCTGGCGCAAGCGAGTAGCACTGAACTTGGGGTGAAGCGCGTTAGAGACTAAACTATAACTGTGGGAAAAAGGCGCGCAGTATCAATTTGGCTTGACGTCAAGCGTGCCTAACAATATACCGTGGGGTAACAGTTCCAATCTAAAGTGGCCGCTTTTTGATAGTGGAATGTTTAGTTCCTGGGGCGTATTAGACTTGAGTTGAAGTGTTTCATCATAACCTTGCAATTTCAGCTGTTCTGGCTGATTGCTGTGCACAACAAGAATAAGCCTCTGTCCTTGATCTAGCACGATTGCTTTAGGGCCGTCTATAAGTTGGCCGTCGACAAGTTGCCAGCTCACACGGTAGTCTGCCTTTTCTTGGAAGTCCGAACGTAAAAATCCTATGGCATAAACTGCAATCGCAAGTGCGGCAAGTGAATAAATCATCTTGCTGTTCATGGGCGTCACCCCTCTCTGAACGTCGAGGATGTTAAAACATCCACAATAATAGAAATCGCTGGCATTGAGAATGCTTCGTGCCATAAATCGTATATGCTATGATAAACCACTGATTTTGTTTTGTTTTGTTGAGTCTAAATGAGCGCTATTTGCCTGTGCGACTTCGCGTAACGGCATTTTCGGCAACTAAAACTGCCATGGCGAGTCATTATACCTACTGGCAAGGCTGGTTTCGTTCCGACAACGAACGGTGTATAGGTATCGTGCGGCTATACTCTGCTTTGGTTCTATAAAGTGTAAAGAGGCAATTGAGTGATTGAAGCGCTGAAGATAATTATCACCACGTTCAAGATGAGGTTCCTGTCTTTTGTCTTGTTGCTCTTTGTTGTTCTTACCGTATTAATGATCCCAGTGTCTGACCGTAACGTTCGCATAAAGGAAGAGCGCCAACTAGAAAATCATTTGCGCAATGCTGTCGACGAACGCAGCAAAGCGTTTATGGCAAGTATTGAACGTTTGAAAAGGGATACCTTATTCCTCGCAGGGACACCGCCGATACAAGGTATTATTAGGGCGAAAAACAATGGCGGAATTGATCCTCAGGTAAATAATGCTACGGAAGTCTGGGAACAGCGCTTGCAAGAAATTTTCTCCGCTTATTTGGAGATTCAGCCCGGCGTCCAGCAAGTTCGCTATATTGGTGTTGCCGATCAAGGGCGTGAATTGGTTCGTGTCGATAGAAAAGGGCAGAAGATAGCGGTGATTGGCGCTGCGCAATTACAACAAAAAGCTGACCGCGATTATTTCTTTGAATCACTTAACAGAGCGCTTGGCGAAGTTTACGTATCAAAAATTGATCTTAATCGTGAATTCGGTGAAATAGAAATTCCTCATATCCCAACCTTAAGACTTGCTACTCCTGTTTTCGACAAAGCCGGTAGTGCTTTTGGAGTGCTCGTCATAAATGTAAATTTGCTCGATATTTTTGCAACGATAGGTGCAGATTTTTCGTCAGACGAGAATGTGTATCTTGTTAACTCTGACGGCGATTTCCTTATGCACCCGGAGGCTGGTCGCGCTTTTGGCTTTGAATTGGGTGCACCGTTTCGCTGGCAGGATGAGTTTGATAGAACGTTCAGTAGCAAAGAAAATAAATTATATCGAGTAAGTGATGGCGCGCTATTTTATATCGCGGCCCGTGAAAATTATTATGATGGCGATCACTCCTTGGGCGTGGCGGTTTTAGCACCCGAAAGTGTCGTAGATCAAACAGTGGCTGCGGCGCGAACATATAATCTTATTATATTGGTTAGCTTATTGTTTATTACCTTGGTGTTTTTGTACCTCATGGCAATAAATATCAGGCGCCGAGAAGAACCTGCGCGACAGAACTCGTCAATGGCTGCCATTGTTGAGGGGTCTAATGACGCCATTGTGAGTGAGACGGTTGACGGTGTTATTCATAGTTGGAACGATGCCGCTCAGCGGATGTTTGGCTACGCAACGGAACAAGTTGTCGGTAAGACGATGAACAGCTTGGTCGTACCTGAAGACTTGGAAGACGAAGCGGTCATGCTTCGGAAAAGAGTTTTCAATGGTGAAACGATTCCCAATTTTGAGACTCGTCGTCGTGATCAGGATGGTGATGTTATTTATGTGTCGATAACCGTTTCTCCCGTTAAGGACGCTAACGGAAGAATATTTGCCGCCGCTAATATTATTCGGGATATTAGTGATATGAAGGCGGCGCAAGCACAATTAGTTGAAATGAATCATCGATTAGAAGAGCAAGTTGCCGCACGGACAAGTGAGCTCGAAGCGTCTGGCGTGTTACAGGATGCTATTTTAGCAAACGCAGGCTACGCGATTTTTGCAAACAAACCTGATGGCACTATAACGCTTTTTAATCCAGCGGCAGAAGCGATGCTTGGTTATAGCGCCAGTGAAATGGTAAATAAGCGGACCATGCAGGTAATGTTTATTAAAGAAGAAATAGAAGCTGAATTAAAAAGATTGGCGCAGTTAGATCATAAAACGTTGGTAGATAGTAATGGCAAGCTTATTACTCAAGATGTGAATTATGAAAAGGAATGGACGTTTATTCGCAAAGATGGAACGCGAATACCTGTATTGCTGAAAAGCAACACTTTGTACGATAAGGAAAATAAGGTAAGCGGCTATATAGGTATTGCTCGAGACCTTACCTTGCAGAAGCAACAACAAGCTGAGCTGATGAAAGCAAAGGCAATGGCTGAAGAGGCGAGTAAGACCAAGGGTGAGTTTTTAGCGAATATGAGTCATGAAATTCGCACCCCAATGAATGCTGTGTTGGGAATGCTGAATTTATTAAAATATACCGACATGACCAATCGTCAGTTAGATTATGTCTCAAAGGCCAGCGGTGCTGCCGAAGCGCTATTGGGCATCATTAACGACATTCTTGATTTTTCTAAAATAGAAGCTGGGAAACTATTACTTGAAAAAAGACCGTTTTCTATTGATGAAATATTAAAGGATATCGCTGTTATCCTGAGTATGAATATTAGCGATAAGAATGTTGAAATACTTTTCAATATCGACCCTGCGGTGCCCAAAACCGTGCTGGGTGATTCATTGCGCATAAAGCAAATTCTAATTAACTTGGCGGGAAATGCCGTTAAATTTACCGAGCAAGGTGAGGTAATGCTGTCGGTTTTTGTACAGCATGAACGCAGTAATAGCATGGTGCTGGGGTTTAAAGTCAGCGACACCGGAATCGGTATGTCGGCCGATCAGCAAAAACGGGTTTTTGAATCTTTTACTCAGGCCGAAGCGGCTACGACACGACGGTTTGGCGGAACCGGGCTTGGCCTGGTGATATGTCAGCGATTAATTCGGCTGATGGGGGGCGAATTAGAAGTCGAAAGTGAAGAGGGCAAAGGCAGTACTTTTTCGTTTTCACTTATTATTGAGCCAGTAGAAGATGGTGCGCTGCGCGAGCCGGCGCGGCGGGCACTGCCGGTTGAGTACGAAAATCTGCGTTTACTTGTTCTGGACGATAATGCGCATGCCCGAGAGATTATTGCTGGTATTTGTCAAAATCTTGGTTGGGAAGTCGAAGAGGCGGAAAGCGGCAATATTGGTTTGGAGCTGATTAAGCGGAGTCTCCTTGAAGCTAAGCCCTATGATATTGTTTTTATCGATTGGATGATGCCGGGTTTAGATGGCTGGCAGACCGCAAGTGCTATTCAAGCGCTTTGTGCCGACACCCTAACTCCACGGCTTGTGATGGTAACGGGGCACGCTAAAGAGGTTTTTGAGCAGCAGGAAGACGCCATCAGCACAGCGCTTGATGGTTTCTTGATGAAACCGGTCACCGCCTCGGATATATACAATACAATTATAGAGGCATTAGCAGATAAATCGGCTGAGTATAAAACGGGTATACAGCAATCGAAAGCGACTAATGATGGCCTTGTTGGTATGCGTATACTCTTGGTGGAAGATAATATTACTAATCAGCAGGTCGCGCGAGAGCTGCTCGCAATTGAGGGTGCTGAGATAGTCGTGGCTGATAATGGTCAAATTGCCTTGGACAGTATTCGGCATGCGAAGCTGCCATTTGATGCGGTATTAATGGATATTCAGATGCCGGTGATGGACGGCTATACGGCGACACGGGAGATTCGCGAAACCTTAAAATTGAACTATTTACCCATAGTCGCAATGACCGCTAATGCGATGCCTGCGGATCGCGCCGCCTGCTTAGCGGCGGGAATGAATGATCATATTGGTAAACCCTTTGATTTGGCTGAGCTAGTCACGGTATTGCAAACCGTCTGCGGTCGCGCTAAGTCAAATCCGCAGGTTGACGCAGTAAGTAAAAGTGAAGGCCGGGGAGACCTTCCGGAAGCCCCCGTTGGTTTTGCATTTAAAGAGGCCTTGTTGCGTTTAGGTAATAATCGGGAGTTGTATGCAAGTCAGGCGCGGATGTTTGCGAGTCGACACCGTGATGATCTTGGCAAAGTTCTTTTATTAATTCAAAAGGGTAATAGACCTGGCGCTGTTCGAGAGCTACACACTTTGCGCGGTGTGGCGGGAACATTGGGTGCGCAGGCGTTAGCGAGCCGACTCTCCGAGCTTGAAATGGCAGCGAAAGGCCTCGTTGAAGTTCCGGTTATTGAGACCCTGCTAAACGCTACCGAAGTGCATCTCGAAGAAGCTTGTGAGGTCATGCTTAAACTTGCGGACTCGTTGGCGGCGCCGTCACGGGATGTGACGCCTCCACCTTTAATCGATGAGGAAATAAACGCCAAGCTTGATGAGTTTGGGCGCCTTCTTAAAGACAGTAATATGAGTGCTTTAGACAGTTTTGAAAGTTTACGTGCTATATTTGCAGTCGATAGCGAACCAGCGATTAAGGTGCGGGAAGCCATGGCGAGTCTTGATTTTGCCGCAGCGCTAGAGGCTTTAAATATGATGAGGGATAACTGATTTTTACGGTAATGTATTTGATCACAACGCTATGCACAATATCAGGTTATGGTTATGAGTGAACTTAAGCCCGCGCTGACATCTGGGTTGATCTCCGGCACGTTGGTATCAGAGCGCCCTCGGCTATTGGTGGTTGATGATCAGCCCGTCAATATTCAGGCGCTCTATCAGGTCTTTGCTAAAGATAGCGAAGTGTTTATGGCCACGAGTGGTCAACAAGCAATTGACGTGTGTCGGCAAAAGCGGCCGGATTTAATTCTGCTTGATGTGCTGATGCCGGATATGGACGGAATAGAAG
It includes:
- a CDS encoding response regulator, translating into MIEALKIIITTFKMRFLSFVLLLFVVLTVLMIPVSDRNVRIKEERQLENHLRNAVDERSKAFMASIERLKRDTLFLAGTPPIQGIIRAKNNGGIDPQVNNATEVWEQRLQEIFSAYLEIQPGVQQVRYIGVADQGRELVRVDRKGQKIAVIGAAQLQQKADRDYFFESLNRALGEVYVSKIDLNREFGEIEIPHIPTLRLATPVFDKAGSAFGVLVINVNLLDIFATIGADFSSDENVYLVNSDGDFLMHPEAGRAFGFELGAPFRWQDEFDRTFSSKENKLYRVSDGALFYIAARENYYDGDHSLGVAVLAPESVVDQTVAAARTYNLIILVSLLFITLVFLYLMAINIRRREEPARQNSSMAAIVEGSNDAIVSETVDGVIHSWNDAAQRMFGYATEQVVGKTMNSLVVPEDLEDEAVMLRKRVFNGETIPNFETRRRDQDGDVIYVSITVSPVKDANGRIFAAANIIRDISDMKAAQAQLVEMNHRLEEQVAARTSELEASGVLQDAILANAGYAIFANKPDGTITLFNPAAEAMLGYSASEMVNKRTMQVMFIKEEIEAELKRLAQLDHKTLVDSNGKLITQDVNYEKEWTFIRKDGTRIPVLLKSNTLYDKENKVSGYIGIARDLTLQKQQQAELMKAKAMAEEASKTKGEFLANMSHEIRTPMNAVLGMLNLLKYTDMTNRQLDYVSKASGAAEALLGIINDILDFSKIEAGKLLLEKRPFSIDEILKDIAVILSMNISDKNVEILFNIDPAVPKTVLGDSLRIKQILINLAGNAVKFTEQGEVMLSVFVQHERSNSMVLGFKVSDTGIGMSADQQKRVFESFTQAEAATTRRFGGTGLGLVICQRLIRLMGGELEVESEEGKGSTFSFSLIIEPVEDGALREPARRALPVEYENLRLLVLDDNAHAREIIAGICQNLGWEVEEAESGNIGLELIKRSLLEAKPYDIVFIDWMMPGLDGWQTASAIQALCADTLTPRLVMVTGHAKEVFEQQEDAISTALDGFLMKPVTASDIYNTIIEALADKSAEYKTGIQQSKATNDGLVGMRILLVEDNITNQQVARELLAIEGAEIVVADNGQIALDSIRHAKLPFDAVLMDIQMPVMDGYTATREIRETLKLNYLPIVAMTANAMPADRAACLAAGMNDHIGKPFDLAELVTVLQTVCGRAKSNPQVDAVSKSEGRGDLPEAPVGFAFKEALLRLGNNRELYASQARMFASRHRDDLGKVLLLIQKGNRPGAVRELHTLRGVAGTLGAQALASRLSELEMAAKGLVEVPVIETLLNATEVHLEEACEVMLKLADSLAAPSRDVTPPPLIDEEINAKLDEFGRLLKDSNMSALDSFESLRAIFAVDSEPAIKVREAMASLDFAAALEALNMMRDN